The genomic DNA GCTGCGACCGGTCGGAAAATGCACTTCACCGGCACAACTGTGCTTCGGCTCAAAGACGGCAAGATAGTTGAAGAAATCGGGCTGGACGACGGCGTGACCGCGCTGAAACAACTTGGACTCATCAACGCAGCGTGATCGAAGGCGCAGCGCTTCCGCTGTCTTCAAGCAACGCTTTGCACATCAACACCACAACGACAACAGGCCGGGCGCGTCCCGGCCTGTGCTATGGACATGGCGTTCACCGTGAAGGTCAGCCTTGGCAACAGCGGCACGTTGAAGGTCAACCAAGGCGAGCCAAAACCTACTCAGAATAGAATCCCGAACCCACCAGGCCCGGAACTCCATCGATCTTGACTGCCTTCACATAGGTCCACTTATGCGATGGCTGACTCTGCCCCGGTCTCAGGAACATGTAGTCAACCCAGCCCGATCCCTTCGTTTCAACTGTCTGGATCATGGCGTCATGAAACGGCTTGCCGTTGGTATCTTTCTGACCGCTGACGTTGGTCCCCTCGCGGGCTGGGAAGGCCGGATTCAACAATACATTTTCCTTCAAATCGTAAACGAACAGATAGGTGTCGCCGTGGAACCACTCGCTGCCTTTGATTCTGAACTCGGAAAACGCGACCTTGCCTTTACTTCCGATCAACGCCGCGGCTTTGTCGACCAGCGCTTCGGTTTGCTTTGCTGTCTCGGACGTCGGTGGAGATGACTGAGGAAATGCAGGCGACGCGGGACCGAATAATCCAGCTAGTAGCAATATGCTGGTAACGAGAGCTTTACCGTTCATAGCAGTATCTCCAGCGGCTGAGTTCAGCGCTGCTCTGTACATCGGTCGCTCTTCCCGGCCTGAAATGGTGATGTTGGAGCGGATTGTGGAAGTGAAGCGCCTTCTGTATGCAAAAGGCTAGCGCACGGACCGCAGCCTGGCCAGAATCGTTTTCCCGCATCAGCGGACGGTCGCGAATGGCGGAAACCGGCCGATTGCACCAGTTCGACCAACGTTTTACGTAGCAGGCGTTGGACTCTTCAATTACAGGTTCCAGGCGGTTTAAACCCCGCGCATGACAACC from Paraburkholderia terrae includes the following:
- a CDS encoding cache domain-containing protein, translating into MNGKALVTSILLLAGLFGPASPAFPQSSPPTSETAKQTEALVDKAAALIGSKGKVAFSEFRIKGSEWFHGDTYLFVYDLKENVLLNPAFPAREGTNVSGQKDTNGKPFHDAMIQTVETKGSGWVDYMFLRPGQSQPSHKWTYVKAVKIDGVPGLVGSGFYSE